Genomic window (Tardiphaga sp. vice304):
GAGGCCTTCGGCCGCATCGATGATCGCATTGGCGTCGATGCCGTGGTGGCGGTAGAGATCGCCGATGGTGCCGGTCTGGCCGAAGCTCTCGACCCCCAGCGCTTCGAGCCGGTGGCCGCCGACGCTGCCGAGCCAGCCCAGCGTCGCCGGATGGCCATCGATCACGCTGACGATGCCGCAATCGCGCGGCAGCGGCGCCAGCAGTTTCTCGATATGGCTGAGATGCGATTTGTCGCGCCGGCCGCGGCGGATTTTTCGCGCGGCCGTCCAGCCGGCCTGCAGCCGGTCGGCCGAGGTGATCGCCAGCAGGCCGATGTCGCGGTGGCTGTCGCCGAGCAGGCCCGTGGCCTCGATCGCCTCCGGTGCCACCGCGCCGGTATAGGCAATCACCAGATCGCAATTGGCGCCAGGCTTGCGCAGCCAGTAAGCGCCGTCGGTGATGCCCTGCTGCAATTCCGGCGTCATCATCCGCTGCGGCTGCTCGATCGTCCGCGTCGACAGCCGCAAATAGACCGCGCCGCCGTCATCCGCCTGCATATGCGCAAAGCCCCAGCCCATGATCACCGCCAACTCATCGACAAAGGCCGGCTCGAACGCGGCCAGCCCATCCTGCGCGAGGCCGATCAGCGGCGTGACGATCGACTGGTGCGCGCCGCCTTCCGGCGCCAGCGTCACGCCGGACGGCGTCGCCGCCACCATGAAGCGGGCGTCCTGATAACAGGCGTAGTTGAGCTGATCGAGCGCGCGGCTGATGAACGGATCGTACAAGGTCGCGATCGGCAGCAGCCTGACGCCGTTGATCGACGACGACAAGCCCAATGCCGACATCAGCAGGAACAGGTTGCTCTCGGCGATGCCGAGTTCGAGATGCTGGCCCTTCGGCGAAAAATCCCAGTTGAAAGTCGAGGGGATCTTTTCGCTGCGGAACAGGTCGGCCTTCTCCGCGCGCGCAAACAGCCCGCGGCGATTGACCCAGGCACCGAGATTGGTCGAGACGGTGACGTCCGGCGACGCCGTGACGATGCGCGACGCCAACTCCGTGTCGCCGCGCGCCAGTTCATGCAGCACTAGGCCGAAGCCCTGCTGCGTCGACATCGACGGCGCCGGCTTGAAGGCGAGCTGCGCGGGCACCTCGATCGCCGGCGCGTTCAGGCGGCGCTTGCCCTGCTGGATGAACGGCACGTCTTTCAGGAACGCGTCGAGCAGGCTCGCATCCTGAGTCAGCCCCTCATATTTGTCCCACTCATGCCCGGGCCGGATGTGCTGCGTCTCGCGCCACTTCTCCATCTGGGTCGGCGTCATCAGGCCGGCATGGTTGTCCTTGTGGCCCTGGAACGGAAGGCCGACGCCCTTGATGGTGTAGGCGATGAAGCACACCGGGCGGTCATGATCGATCGCCTCGAAGGCCTCCACCATGCTGGCCATGTCGTGGCCGCCGAGATTGGACATCAGCGCCAATAACTCCTCATCGGAGCGCGCCTCGATCAGCCGTGACACTGGACCCTGATCGCCGATCTCGTCACTGAGGCGCTTGCGAAATGCGGCGCCGCCCTGAAAACACAAGGCCGCATACATCTGGTTCGGACAGTTATCGATCCAATGGCGCAGCGCCTCGCCGCCGGGCTCCGCGAACGCCGTCTGCATCAGCCGGCCGTATTTCACGATCACCACGTCCCAACCGAAATTGCGGAACATGGATTCGAATTTTTCCCACAGCCCCTCGCGGACCACGGCATCCAGACTCTGGCGGTTGTAGTCGACGATCCACCAGGTGTTGCGCAGGCCATGTTTCCAGCCTTCCAGCAGCGCCTCGAAGATATTGCCCTCGTCCATCTCGGCATCGCCGACCAATGCGATCATGCGGCCTTCGCGGCGGTCCTTCAGCCAGCCATGCGCGCTGACGTAGTCCTGCACCAATGACGAGAACAGCGTCTGCGCCACGCCGAGCCCGACCGAGCCGGTGGAGAAGTCGACGTCGTCGATGTCCTTGGTGCGCGACGGATAGCTTTGCGCGCCCTTGAAGCCGCGGAAACTCTCCAGCTTGTCCCGCGTCTGGTGATCGAACAGATACTGGATGGCATGGAACACCGGCGAGGCGTGCGGCTTCACCGCGACGCGGTCTTCTGGCTTGAGCACCGCGAAGTACAGCGCCGACATGATCGTCGCCAGGGACGCGGACGAGGCCTGATGGCCGCCGACCTTGAGGCCATCGGCGTTGGGGCGGATGTGGTTGGCGTTGTGAATGGTCCAGGACGACAGCCACAGCACCTTGCGCGCCAGCGCGGTCAGGGTCTGCAGCCGGCGGGGCTCGATCGGCATGGCGCTCTCGCTTGGTGGGTGTTGTTGCTGCCAGTCTAGCAGCGCGCCCGCGCGAAACTTCTCAATTATCGGCGACAAGTGGCAGTAAATTGGGATAAACTGGGCGCCACAACCCTCAATCTCGGGAATTCTTTCCATGACTTCGCTCGACGCCATCGACCGCAAGATTCTCGGGGTGTTGCAGGCCGATGGCCGGACCACCATGCAGGACCTTGCCGAACAGGTCGGGCTGTCGGTCTCGCCCTGCCACCGCCGGGTCAAGCTGCTCGAGCAGCGCGGCGTGATCAGCCGCTACATGGCGCTGGTCGACCAGAAGTCGCTGGGCCTTCACGTCAGCGTGTTCATCTCGATCAAGCTGGTGCGGCAGAAGGAAGAAGACCTCGAGCGTTTCGCCAGGGCGATTTCGGGCTGGGAGGAAGTGCTGGAGTGTTACCTGATGACCGGCAACCGCGACTATTTGCTGCGCGTGGTCGCCGCCGACCTGGCGTCCTACGAGACCTTCCTGAAGACTAGGCTGACGCGGCTCGACGGCATCGCCTCGATCGAATCCAGCTTCGCGCTCAGTCAGGTGAAGTACACGATCGCCCTGCCGGTCTGAGTGCGGGGCTTCGGGGGACGGCCGGCTACGCGCCTGGATAGGGCTCCGCCGGCATCGCGATGGCGGCGCGGCGGACGCGTTCGCGGTGCGCGGTATAGACGCCGCTGGAGATGATGATCGCCGCACCGCCCAGCGTCCACAGGTCCGGTAGCTCGCCGAAGATCAGGAAGCCAAGGATGGAGACCCACAGCAGCTGGCTGTAGGAGAACGGCGCCAGCACCGAGGCGTCGGCATAGCGGAAGGCGCGCACCACGATCCAGTGGCCGATGGTCGACGACACGCCGATCGCGCAACCGATGCCGAGTTCGCGCCAGCCCGGATTGACCCAGACCAGCGGCACGAACACCGACAGGATCAGGAAACCGACCAATGCCGCGAAGGCCATCGTGGTGACGGCGCTGTCATGTCCGGTAATGCGCCGCGTCAGCACCAGCGCACCGGCCCATCCCAGCGCCGACAGGATCGGCAGGATCGCCGTCGTCTGGAATGCCGCGCTGCCCGGACGCACGATCACCAGCACGCCGATCAGCCCGACAATGGTCGCCGCCCAGCGCCGCGGCCCGACCTTCTCGCCGAGAAAGACGATCGACAGGCCGGTGACGAAGATCGGCGCGACGAAGGCCGTGGCGGTGGCTTCGGCGATCGGCAGCGCGCCGAGCGCGAGGATGAAGAAGATGGAGGACGACAGCATCGCTACGCCGCGTAGCACCTGGAACACCGGCCGCGTCGAGCGCATCGCGCCCGGCGTGACCAGCACGACCGGCAGCATGATCAGCACGAAGACCGTGAAGCGCAGCCAAGCGATCTCGATCGCCGGCAGATCGCGCGACAAATATTTCGCCATGGCGTCCGATGACGCCAGGAAGATGGTCGAGCCCATCACCATCGCGATACCGCGGAACGGCCGATCGGCATGGCCCTTCACCCCGGCGCGGACAACGGACTTTGGCGGCGGAACATGGGTGGTCACGGGAAACCAATCGTGGGCTGCGGGCTCGCCGCACAGCGCCAGCCCGAATCAGATGCCAGAGCACCAGACGACGATCCCGGTTTCGCGACAACTGCCGATATCAGGCAGCTAATATGCACCCGGCTGCCCATTCGCGGTTACCGCCGCCCCGCAACAGACCAACCGGCGGCCATCACAGCATCGGCAGGCTCGACGGCTCGCGACCGAGCGGAAAGGCTTTGTCAATCTCGGCCTGTTCTCCGGCACTGAGCTGCAGTTCGCCAGCCGCGGCATTATCGGCGGCATGCGCGGCCGAGGAGGCTTTCGGGATCGCGAATAGCGCAGGTTGCCGCGTCAGGAACGCCAGCGCGACCTGGCGCGGCGTCGCCTGATGCGCGGCAGCGATGCTGGCCAGCACTTGTCCCGCCGGCGAACGCGGGCTCGGGAACTCATTGTGACCGAACGGCGAATAGGCGACGACGGCCACACCATGCTGTTCGCACCATGGAATGACGCGGTGCTCGATGGCGCGTTCCTGCAGGTGATACAGCACCTGGTTGCAGGCGATCGCGCCCTTGTCCGCGACCTTTGCCACGGCGGCAAGATCGTCGGCGTCGAAATTGCTGACGCCCCAAGAGCGGATCTTGCCGGCGGCTTTCAGTTCCTCGAAGGCGGCGACCGTCTCGGCGAGCGGCGTCTGGCCTCGCCAGTGCAGCAAATAGCAATCGAGGTGGTCGGTGCCAAGACGTTGCAGCGAACGCTCGCACGCCTGGATCGTACCGCGCTTAGAAGCGTTGCTTGGCAGCACCTTGGAAACCAGGAACACGTCGTCGCGCCGGCCCTGGATGGCATCGGCCACGACCAGTTCGGCGTCGTCATACATCTCGGCGGTATCGATATGGGTCATGCCGAGGTCGAGGCCGTGACGCAACGCCGCCGTCGCGGCGGCGAGATCGCCGCGGTCGATGTACCAGGTGCCCTGCCCGATGACGGAGACGTTGGGGCCGTTGCCGAATTTCTGCTGCCGCACGCACGCCTCCGCTGCACCGTGCGTCCGATGTTCGACGACGGGGACCAGTATCTAGCGGATTCTGCCATACGTGTCGCCGCCATCTCCCCTGTCATCCCGGATAAGTGAGCGTCAGCGAACGCATATCCGGGATCCAAACGCCGTGCAGGCCTGCTTTGCCGAAACGCTGAGGCCATCGCACCTCACGAAGGACGGGGGTTATGGGTCCCGGCGTTCGCCGGGACGACATTTGGGGCTCAGTGGCTGATCATCCACGGCCGCGCCGTCGGGAGCTTTTCGCTCCCGATCACGTCTGCTTGACCAGCCGCGACGGCTTCTTGCCGGAGCAGCAGCCACAGCCGGCGCCATGCGCGGCCTTGTATTCCGCGGAACTCTTCGGCGCATGGCGGCTGCGTTCGTTGGTGGCGTGGGCCTTGCGTTTGTCCGCGGGCATGCAGAAGAACGCCGGCGCCATCAGCATCACCCGCGGCGCTTCGGCAGCGCATTGCGGGCAGTCATGCGGCTCTTCGCATTCGGCCATCGGCCGCATCTCGGTGAACGGGCCGCAATCATTGCAAAGATATTCATAGACCGGCATGTGAGTATCCAACGCTGAAGCAAGGACCTATCCCCGTCATTGCGAGGAGCGAAGCGACGCGGCAATCCAGTTCTTTGCTTCAGCACGCAAAGACTGGATTGCTTCGTCGCAAGGGCTCCTCGCAATGACGCGGATAGTGCGGTGAAAAAAGAGGCTACGAGACGGCGACAAGTGTCCCGCAGCCCAAGGTGCTATTTGTCCGGCGACAGCGGCATCTGGATTTTTCCGTCGATGTGCTTGATGGGTCCGGCTGACGACGGGTTGATATCAAAGTCGAAGATCTGCGTCGGCAACCATAGTGTGGCGCAGGCGTTGGGCACGTCGAGGACACCGGAGATATGGCCGTGCACCGGCGCCGTGCCGAGAATCGAATAGGCCTGGGCGCCGGGATAGCCGAACTTCTTCAGATATTCGATGGCGTTCAGACACGCCTGGCGATAGGCGATGTGGACGTCGAGGTAATGCTGCTTGCCGGCCTCGTCGACCGAGATGCCTTCGAAGATCAGGTAGTCATTGTAGTTCGGCGTCATCGGCGACGGCTTGAACACCGGATTCTTGATAGCGTATTTCGACGCGCCGTACTTGATGACATCGACCTTGATGTGAAGCCAGCCGGCCATCTCGATGGCGCCGCAGAAGGTGATCTCGCCATCGCCCTGACTGAAGTGCAGGTCTCCCATCGAGAGACCGCCACCCGGCACATAGACCGGGAGGTACACCTTGGAGCCGCGCGACAGATCCTGGATGTCGCAATTGCCGCCATGCTCGCGCGGCGGCACGGTGCGGGCGCCCTCGGCCGCGGCCTTGTCGCGGGCGTCGCCTTTCAGCCGGCCCATATGGGCGGTCGGGCCGAACGGCGGGTTAGCGAGGCCGGGCACGCGGGTCGGGTTAAGGACAATGCTGCCTATCTGCCGTCGGAGTTCAGCCGCGACCTCGGCCTCACCGGTCGCGAAGGCGAGGTGTTGTCATGGCTCAGCAAGGGCAAGAGCAACCGTGATATCGCCCAGATCCTGGGCCTTAGCCCGCGTAAGGTCGATGAACATCTGGAACAGATCTGCGCCAAGCTCCGCGTTGAGAACCGTACGGCAGCGGCCGCGATCGCAGTGAACGCTAGTCACAGGAAGGCGTAGATTCTTCGGAGGACCCTTGCGTCTATCTCAATTTGAGATACGCTTTGAAATAAGGTTTATTTCGACCAGCGCTCTTGTCGCCTTCACGGCTAGGCATCCGGCTGCGGGAATGCCGCTACAGGTCTGGCGCCGCATCATCGAGTCGCGGGCTTTCGCAGGATTTTCCGACATCAGGAAGACGTTCAACTCCGTCGACCGCGTTGAAAATTTCTACGTCTTCGATATCGGCGGCAATAAATACCGGATCGTCGCCGCGCTTCATTTTGACAAGCAGCGGCTCTACGTGAGGTATGTCTTCACCCACAAGTAGTACGATTCATGGACGCCTTGATACTGACCCTCGATGAGGTCGCCGACATTACCGGGCATCTGAACGCAATCTCTGCCCGTATCCCGTTGCATCCCATCAAGACCAAGCGCGACTACAAGGCGGCTTTGTCCGCGTTGAACGCATTGCTCGATGCGGGCGGCGCCGATGAAAAGGATCCGCTGTCCTCCCTCGTCGCGCTGCTCGGCGAGCGGATCGGCGACTACGAGGATGTCCATATGGCTCCTGCGCAGGCTTCGCCGCCCGATACGTTGCGGCTTCTGATGAATCAGCACGGGCTCAGCCAGCGCGATCTCCCGGAAGTGGGAAGCCAGGGCGTGCTATCAGAAATCCTCAGTGGAAAGCGCGACCTCAACGTCCGGCAGATTAAATGGCTGTCCGAGTGGTTTAATGTCGGACCGCAGGTTTTCGTTTGAGTTGAGCGCGCAACGACACGCGCCGTCTCTCCATCTCGACCTTGCTCCCCTACTCCATCGTGCTATGAATCCTTCCGGCGCATCCTCGGGCAACGAGGAGCGACCCAACATTGACGCCGGGTCCGGCAGTCCAGGGAGGATGACACATGGCTTTTCACGGCCCGACCCGTCGTGCCTTTGTGCAGGGGACGCTCGCCACCGGCGCGCTCGGTCTCACCGGAATTCCAGCCTTCGCCGATCCCGCCTGGAAGAAATACGCCGGCACCACGATCGAGGCCAACCTGATCAAGGGGCCGCGCGGCGACCTGCTTCAAAAATATGCAGGAGAGTTTACCGAGCTGACCGGCATAAAGGTCGAATCGGAAGTCATCCCCGAGCAGCAGCAGCGCCAGAAGGCCGTCATAGAGCTCACCTCCGGCAAACCCAGCTTCGACGTCGTCCACGTCAGCTATCACGTGCAGAAGCGGCAGTTCGAAAAGGCCGGCTGGCTCGCAGACCTCAGTAGCTTCCTGAAGGATCCGAACCTGACCGCGCCGGACCTGCGGGTGGATGACTTTTCCGCCGGCGGCCTGCAATTCGCGCAGAACGAAAAGGGCGAGATGCACTCGCTGCCGTGGTCGGTGGATTATTTCATCCTGTACTACAACAAGGAGATGTTCGCCAAAAAGAACATTGCCGTACCAAAGACCTTCGACGAGATGGCGGCCGCTGCCGAAAAACTCAACGATCCCGCGAACGGCGTCTATGGCTTCACCGGCCGCGGGTTGCGCAATGCCAACATGACGCTGTGGACCAATTTTTTCCTGAATTACGGCGGCGAATTCCTCGACGCCAAGGGCAACATTCTGACCGATGGCTCGGAGGCCATCGAGGCCACCAAAATGTATCAGCGGCTGCTCACCAAGACCGCGCCTCCCGGGGTCGCCGGATTCAACTGGATGGAGTCCATGGCCACGCTGACCCAGGGCCGCGCCGCGATGTGGATCGACGGCGTCGGCTGGGCGCCGCCGATCGAGGATCCGAATGCATCGCGCGTGGTCGGCAAGATCGGATACACCGTCGTTCCAGCCGGCCCCAAGGGCCAGTTCTCTGCTGCCTATGGCGACGGCATCGGCATTGCCAAGACCAGCACGAAGAAGGAAGCCGCCTACCTGTATTGCCAGTGGGCGGTCTCCAAGACCATGGGGGCCCGTTTGCTGCAGAGTGGCGGCGGCGTGCCGTTCCGCAACTCGATCCTCAACGACGAGACCGTGCGCAAGGGCGTCAAGAACCAGGAGTGGCTGGATTCGGTGATCGCCTCGGCCAAGATCAGCAAGCTCGGCCTTCCCGTGATCGTACCTGTCGCCGAATTTCGGGATCTGGTCGGGGCTGCAGTCACCGCCACGTTGTCCGGAGCAGACCCGGCGACCGAGTTGAAGAAGGCCCACGACCAGTTCAGGCCGATTCTGGAGCGCAGCGAAAAAACGTGAGCGAACTGACAGCCGTCCGGCCGGCCGCGGTCGAGGCCAAGTTGACAACTGAGCAGTGGCGGCCGATCTCTTATTGGCCGTTCGTCATCCCGGCGATGATCGTCGTACTGGCCGTGATCATCTTTCCCTGGATCTACACGATCTGGATGAGCCTGCACGAATGGAAAGTCGGCTCGCAGCCTGCCTTCGTCGGCTTTGCAAACTACCTGCGCTTGCCGACCGATGCACGGTTCGTCGAGTCGGTCTGGCACACGCTGGTCTATACTGCGCTATCGGTGGCGTTACCGCTCATTCTCGGCACAATGGCGGCGGTCATCTTCAATACAAAGTTTCCGCTGCGCGGCTTCTTCCGCGGGCTGTTCATCCTGCCGATGATGGCGACCCCGGTGGCTATCGCTCTGGTATGGACCATGATGTTCCACCCGCAGCTCGGCATTCTCAACTATCTGCTGTCGCTGGTCGGGCTGCCGCCATCGCTGTGGGTGTTCCACCCGGCGACCGCGATCCCGTCCCTGGTGCTGGTGGAAACGTGGCAGTGGACGCCGCTGGTGATGCTGATCGTGCTGGGTGGCCTGTCCGCAATCCCGTCAGAGCCTTATGAAAGTGCGCAGATCGACGGCGCCACGCCGTGGCAGACCTTTCGCTACATTTCGCTGCCGATGATCATGCCTTTCCTGTTCATCGCGGCGATGATCCGAATGATCGATGCCGTGAAAAGCTTCGATATCATCTTTGCCATTACGCAAGGTGGACCCGGCAGCGCGTCGGAGACCATCAACCTTTATCTCTACAGCGTCGCCTTCGTCTATTACGACGTCGGCTACGCCTCGGCGATCGTGGTAGTTTTCTTCGCGCTGATCGTGGTGCTGGCCGGCGCGCTGTTGCATTTGCGCCAGCGCACCCACTGGAACGACACCGGGGGCAGCGGTTGATGAGAACCCTTCTACACCGAATCGGCCTGACGTTCGCAATCTTCGTCATCGTGTCGCCGGCGATACTGTTCTTCCTCTGGATGTTCTCGCTGTCGATCAAGTTCGAGATCGACAACGCATCCTATCCGCCGGTGTTCATCCCCGACCGCTTCAACTGGGGCAACTACGCCGCAGTGCTGGAGTCAAAAAGGTTCGCGACGTATTTCTTCAACACGCTGATCGTCACCGGCGCCGCGACATTGTTCGCACTGATCGTCGGCGTGCCCGCGGGTTACGGCATCGCTCGCATGCGCGCCCGCAAAGCGGCGGTGGTCATCCTGATCGCGCGCATCACACCCGGGCTTTCCTATCTCATTCCACTGTTCCTGCTGTTCCAGTGGCTGGGCCTGCTGGGCACGCTTTGGCCGCAGATCATCATCCACCTCGTGGTGACCGTTCCGATCGTCATCTGGATCATGATCGGCTATTTCGAGACCACGCCGATGGAGCTCGAGGAATCGGCGATCATCGACGGCGCCACCCGCTGGCAGGTGTTTCGCCACGTCGCCTTGCCGATTGCGCGGCCTGGCATCGCCGTGGCCTTTATTCTGGCGGTGATCTTCTCATGGAACAACTTCGTCTTCGGCATCGTGCTGGCCGGCCGCGAGACCCGCACGCTGCCGGTGGCGGTCTACAACATGATCTCGTTCGACCAATTGAGCTGGGGCCCGCTGGCAGCGGCGGCACTGATCGTCACCTTTCCTGTGCTGTTGCTGACGGTGTTCGCGCAACGCCAGATCGTGGCAGGATTGACGGCGGGCGCGGTGAAGTGACGGCGCTCTTGGCGTCGTCATCCCGGGGCGGGCGCGGCGCCAGCCGCGAACGAACCCGGGATCTCGACATGTTCATCAAGGCATCTCGGGCTTCCGGGTTCGCTCGGGCTGCGCCCTCGCGCCCCGGAATGACAATTTCTTTCAGTTCACCGCCACCAACTGCTTTGGCTTAGCCACCCCCGCAATCAGCCGGTTCAGTTCCGGAATGCACGAGCCGCAATTGGTGCCGGCCTTGAGCTGCGCCCCGATCTCTGCGGCACTGCCTGCCCCCGCGGCGATGGCATCGCAGATCGTGGTGCGACCGACGCCGAAGCACGCGCAGACGATGGGGCCGGCGCTGGCATGGCCATCGACGGATTTGCCGGACAGCAGCATGCGGCGCTGGTCGTCGCTGACCGCCTCCGCGGCGAACAGCGTCTTGACCGAATCCCAGTCCACGCCATCCATTGCAGGACCGATGAAGAGGCAGGTCTCGATCCTGTCATCGACGAACGACGCCGCACGGAACACGCCGCGGGCGGTGTCCTCGAACTCGGCAACGTCGTCGCCGCGCAAGGGCTGAAGCCATTCCTTCCACGTCGCGACATCGGAATTGTGCGCGATGACATAGCCGACGCCGCCCGCGACGGCGATCCGCGTCCACAGCGCTTGCTCAGGCAAGTCCAGCGGCCTGCGTGACAGCACGAAGCCGCGCTGCGCATAGGCCATTGGCGCGATCGACACCGGCGTTGCCTTGTTTTCGGGCTGGCCGGAGAACGGATCGACGAACGGCGCCACCAGTGCGCCGACTCGCGCAAAGGACGCGGTTTCGTCATTCCAGTGGATCGGCGCGAACAGCAGGCCGCGCTGCTGGCGCGGGCTGATGACCACCTTCAGGACGCAGGTGCCGTAATCGGTCGTGAGATTCGCATAGCCGCCCTCGCTGACTCCGGCCGGCACGGCATCATCCGGATGGATCTCGACAAACGGCTCCGGCAGATGTTGGCCTAGCCGCGGGCTGAGGCCGGTGCGGGTCATGGTGTGCCACTGGTCGCGGATGCGGCCGGTGTTCAATCGCAACGGCCGTGTCGCCGAAGTCGCGCTGCGCAGCGCGGGCATCTCCACGGCGATAAAGCGCGCGCGAAAATCCTTGGCGTAGAATCCGCCTTCGGCGAAAAAGCGCGGCTGCGGCTGCGTGGTGCCTTCGCGTAGCGGCCACAGCACCGGCGCCATGCTGTCGAAGCCGTCGTCGGAGACTTTGGCCAGCCCGCCGATATCGAAATCGCGGCGGCCATTGTTCTCGAACGCCGACAGCGCGGCATGTTCGCGAAAGATGTCTGCCGCCGAGCTGTAGTTGAAGCCCGCGCCGAAGCCGAGACGTCTGGCGACCTCGCTTAAAATCCACCAGTCCGGCATCGCCTCGCCGGCCGGCTTCAGGAACGAGCGCTGCCGCGATATCCGGCGTTCCGAATTGGTAACGGTGCCGGACTTCTCACCCCAAGCGTGAGCCGGCAGCAGCACATGCGCG
Coding sequences:
- a CDS encoding Lrp/AsnC family transcriptional regulator, with the protein product MTSLDAIDRKILGVLQADGRTTMQDLAEQVGLSVSPCHRRVKLLEQRGVISRYMALVDQKSLGLHVSVFISIKLVRQKEEDLERFARAISGWEEVLECYLMTGNRDYLLRVVAADLASYETFLKTRLTRLDGIASIESSFALSQVKYTIALPV
- a CDS encoding carbohydrate ABC transporter permease produces the protein MRTLLHRIGLTFAIFVIVSPAILFFLWMFSLSIKFEIDNASYPPVFIPDRFNWGNYAAVLESKRFATYFFNTLIVTGAATLFALIVGVPAGYGIARMRARKAAVVILIARITPGLSYLIPLFLLFQWLGLLGTLWPQIIIHLVVTVPIVIWIMIGYFETTPMELEESAIIDGATRWQVFRHVALPIARPGIAVAFILAVIFSWNNFVFGIVLAGRETRTLPVAVYNMISFDQLSWGPLAAAALIVTFPVLLLTVFAQRQIVAGLTAGAVK
- a CDS encoding carbohydrate ABC transporter permease, which produces MSELTAVRPAAVEAKLTTEQWRPISYWPFVIPAMIVVLAVIIFPWIYTIWMSLHEWKVGSQPAFVGFANYLRLPTDARFVESVWHTLVYTALSVALPLILGTMAAVIFNTKFPLRGFFRGLFILPMMATPVAIALVWTMMFHPQLGILNYLLSLVGLPPSLWVFHPATAIPSLVLVETWQWTPLVMLIVLGGLSAIPSEPYESAQIDGATPWQTFRYISLPMIMPFLFIAAMIRMIDAVKSFDIIFAITQGGPGSASETINLYLYSVAFVYYDVGYASAIVVVFFALIVVLAGALLHLRQRTHWNDTGGSG
- a CDS encoding helix-turn-helix domain-containing protein, yielding MDALILTLDEVADITGHLNAISARIPLHPIKTKRDYKAALSALNALLDAGGADEKDPLSSLVALLGERIGDYEDVHMAPAQASPPDTLRLLMNQHGLSQRDLPEVGSQGVLSEILSGKRDLNVRQIKWLSEWFNVGPQVFV
- a CDS encoding transketolase, which encodes MPIEPRRLQTLTALARKVLWLSSWTIHNANHIRPNADGLKVGGHQASSASLATIMSALYFAVLKPEDRVAVKPHASPVFHAIQYLFDHQTRDKLESFRGFKGAQSYPSRTKDIDDVDFSTGSVGLGVAQTLFSSLVQDYVSAHGWLKDRREGRMIALVGDAEMDEGNIFEALLEGWKHGLRNTWWIVDYNRQSLDAVVREGLWEKFESMFRNFGWDVVIVKYGRLMQTAFAEPGGEALRHWIDNCPNQMYAALCFQGGAAFRKRLSDEIGDQGPVSRLIEARSDEELLALMSNLGGHDMASMVEAFEAIDHDRPVCFIAYTIKGVGLPFQGHKDNHAGLMTPTQMEKWRETQHIRPGHEWDKYEGLTQDASLLDAFLKDVPFIQQGKRRLNAPAIEVPAQLAFKPAPSMSTQQGFGLVLHELARGDTELASRIVTASPDVTVSTNLGAWVNRRGLFARAEKADLFRSEKIPSTFNWDFSPKGQHLELGIAESNLFLLMSALGLSSSINGVRLLPIATLYDPFISRALDQLNYACYQDARFMVAATPSGVTLAPEGGAHQSIVTPLIGLAQDGLAAFEPAFVDELAVIMGWGFAHMQADDGGAVYLRLSTRTIEQPQRMMTPELQQGITDGAYWLRKPGANCDLVIAYTGAVAPEAIEATGLLGDSHRDIGLLAITSADRLQAGWTAARKIRRGRRDKSHLSHIEKLLAPLPRDCGIVSVIDGHPATLGWLGSVGGHRLEALGVESFGQTGTIGDLYRHHGIDANAIIDAAEGLSGVPVLHRKMAV
- a CDS encoding DMT family transporter, with amino-acid sequence MTTHVPPPKSVVRAGVKGHADRPFRGIAMVMGSTIFLASSDAMAKYLSRDLPAIEIAWLRFTVFVLIMLPVVLVTPGAMRSTRPVFQVLRGVAMLSSSIFFILALGALPIAEATATAFVAPIFVTGLSIVFLGEKVGPRRWAATIVGLIGVLVIVRPGSAAFQTTAILPILSALGWAGALVLTRRITGHDSAVTTMAFAALVGFLILSVFVPLVWVNPGWRELGIGCAIGVSSTIGHWIVVRAFRYADASVLAPFSYSQLLWVSILGFLIFGELPDLWTLGGAAIIISSGVYTAHRERVRRAAIAMPAEPYPGA
- a CDS encoding type II toxin-antitoxin system HigB family toxin, with the translated sequence MRLSQFEIRFEIRFISTSALVAFTARHPAAGMPLQVWRRIIESRAFAGFSDIRKTFNSVDRVENFYVFDIGGNKYRIVAALHFDKQRLYVRYVFTHK
- a CDS encoding aldo/keto reductase, with amino-acid sequence MRQQKFGNGPNVSVIGQGTWYIDRGDLAAATAALRHGLDLGMTHIDTAEMYDDAELVVADAIQGRRDDVFLVSKVLPSNASKRGTIQACERSLQRLGTDHLDCYLLHWRGQTPLAETVAAFEELKAAGKIRSWGVSNFDADDLAAVAKVADKGAIACNQVLYHLQERAIEHRVIPWCEQHGVAVVAYSPFGHNEFPSPRSPAGQVLASIAAAHQATPRQVALAFLTRQPALFAIPKASSAAHAADNAAAGELQLSAGEQAEIDKAFPLGREPSSLPML
- a CDS encoding ABC transporter substrate-binding protein, with the protein product MAFHGPTRRAFVQGTLATGALGLTGIPAFADPAWKKYAGTTIEANLIKGPRGDLLQKYAGEFTELTGIKVESEVIPEQQQRQKAVIELTSGKPSFDVVHVSYHVQKRQFEKAGWLADLSSFLKDPNLTAPDLRVDDFSAGGLQFAQNEKGEMHSLPWSVDYFILYYNKEMFAKKNIAVPKTFDEMAAAAEKLNDPANGVYGFTGRGLRNANMTLWTNFFLNYGGEFLDAKGNILTDGSEAIEATKMYQRLLTKTAPPGVAGFNWMESMATLTQGRAAMWIDGVGWAPPIEDPNASRVVGKIGYTVVPAGPKGQFSAAYGDGIGIAKTSTKKEAAYLYCQWAVSKTMGARLLQSGGGVPFRNSILNDETVRKGVKNQEWLDSVIASAKISKLGLPVIVPVAEFRDLVGAAVTATLSGADPATELKKAHDQFRPILERSEKT